In the genome of Halapricum salinum, one region contains:
- a CDS encoding RDD family protein: MSETPSPAPFLPRTAAFLCDQVVVLVLVVGPLAVAGVDVLAPANRTPIFLALMGAAFTYHFLLEWLFGTTLGKRGFDLRVVADDGQPLGLWGSFVRNALRLIDGLGYWTVATVILFYRGDGKRLGDVLGRTLVVRATTDAR, translated from the coding sequence GTGTCCGAGACACCGTCGCCAGCACCGTTTCTCCCGCGGACGGCCGCGTTTCTCTGCGATCAGGTCGTCGTCCTCGTGCTCGTCGTCGGGCCACTCGCCGTGGCTGGCGTCGATGTCCTCGCACCCGCGAATCGGACGCCGATCTTCCTCGCGCTAATGGGCGCGGCCTTTACCTATCACTTCCTGCTAGAGTGGCTGTTCGGGACAACCCTCGGCAAACGGGGATTCGATCTCAGAGTCGTCGCCGACGACGGTCAGCCGCTCGGACTCTGGGGCTCGTTCGTCCGGAACGCCCTCAGACTGATCGACGGCCTGGGCTACTGGACGGTCGCGACAGTGATCCTCTTCTATCGCGGTGACGGCAAGCGTCTCGGGGACGTGCTCGGGCGGACGCTGGTCGTTCGAGCGACTACCGACGCTCGATGA
- a CDS encoding RNA 2'-phosphotransferase: MTSPVAVCPEHGPCEGETCPVCERSLEPVLSGARRRQLSKFLSGALRHFPDDVGIELDEGGWTDSDSLVAAVERKYDWADRAAVRAVVTTDPKGRFERGTVSSGARNRDRERGARRPVSSDDRIRAAYGHSVAVDLEAGEMPVPETLYHGTAPRNLDAIFAEGLKPMNRQQVHLSGTVEAAREVGSRHADEPVILEVDAAAMQETGHEITKRGREVFTTDRVPPRFIERR, from the coding sequence ATGACGAGTCCCGTCGCCGTCTGTCCCGAGCATGGCCCCTGCGAGGGCGAAACGTGTCCCGTCTGTGAGCGATCGCTCGAGCCCGTACTCTCGGGCGCTCGCAGACGACAGCTCTCGAAGTTCCTCAGCGGCGCACTCCGACATTTCCCCGACGATGTCGGAATCGAACTCGACGAGGGCGGCTGGACCGACTCGGACTCGCTGGTGGCGGCCGTCGAGCGCAAGTACGACTGGGCCGACAGAGCGGCAGTCCGGGCGGTCGTCACCACCGATCCGAAAGGGCGATTCGAACGAGGCACGGTTTCGAGCGGCGCGAGAAACCGCGATCGCGAACGGGGAGCGCGCCGGCCCGTGAGCAGCGACGATCGAATCCGCGCCGCCTACGGCCACTCCGTCGCGGTCGATCTCGAAGCCGGCGAGATGCCCGTTCCCGAAACGCTCTATCACGGGACCGCACCGCGGAACCTCGATGCGATCTTCGCCGAGGGACTCAAGCCGATGAATCGCCAGCAGGTCCACCTCTCTGGGACGGTCGAAGCGGCCCGAGAAGTGGGGTCGAGACACGCCGACGAGCCCGTGATTCTGGAAGTGGACGCGGCCGCGATGCAGGAAACGGGTCACGAGATTACGAAGCGTGGCCGCGAGGTGTTCACGACCGATCGCGTCCCCCCGAGATTCATCGAGCGTCGGTAG
- the truD gene encoding tRNA pseudouridine(13) synthase TruD, with translation MREAHPLEQAVGIDYYVSDADGIGGRLRQSPEDFRVEEIEAFEPEPLDSDPGGYPHVLLRVTLRRWDTNDFASALSDRLGISRERVDWAGTKDKHAVTTQLFTVRKADPDAIAAVDLDGADVEILGRTGRNIQFGDLAGNRFEITVTGPDQTETIESITADLRAFGGDEDSGGEDERVGVPNFFGQQRFGSRRAVTHEVGLGIVREEWEDAVRTYVGNPSERERENTREARATVEELWDDREWQDALETMPSYLGYENAMLQRLVENDSDDPEDFRDALETLPSNLQRLFVNAAQSYVFNRICSERLQRGLPFDEPVAGDVICFAESDAPEGVELPDTDRTQVVTERRVDTARRHVERGRAFVTAPLVGTETGFGEGEPADIAHEVLADLNLERSDFDLPGEFDSSGTRRAVLVRTDLDVSGEDPTFAFALPKGSYATVLLREFMKADPDDLA, from the coding sequence ATGCGCGAGGCTCATCCACTGGAGCAGGCCGTCGGGATCGACTACTACGTCAGCGACGCCGACGGGATCGGCGGGCGTCTCCGGCAGTCGCCCGAGGACTTCCGCGTCGAGGAGATCGAAGCCTTCGAGCCCGAACCACTCGACAGTGATCCCGGCGGGTATCCGCACGTCCTCCTGCGGGTGACCCTCCGGAGGTGGGACACCAACGACTTCGCGAGCGCGCTCTCGGATCGGCTGGGGATCAGTCGCGAGCGCGTCGACTGGGCCGGCACCAAGGACAAGCACGCCGTCACGACCCAACTGTTCACAGTTCGAAAAGCCGATCCCGACGCCATCGCCGCCGTCGATCTCGACGGTGCGGACGTCGAGATTCTGGGGCGCACAGGTCGCAATATCCAGTTCGGCGATCTGGCGGGCAACCGATTCGAGATCACCGTCACAGGGCCCGACCAGACCGAGACGATCGAATCTATCACCGCCGATCTCCGGGCGTTCGGTGGCGACGAGGATTCGGGTGGTGAGGACGAGCGAGTGGGCGTGCCCAACTTCTTCGGCCAGCAGCGCTTCGGCAGCCGGCGTGCGGTGACTCACGAGGTCGGACTGGGGATCGTCCGCGAGGAGTGGGAGGACGCAGTACGAACGTACGTCGGCAATCCGAGCGAGCGCGAACGTGAGAATACTCGCGAGGCCAGAGCGACCGTCGAGGAGTTGTGGGACGACCGGGAGTGGCAGGACGCTCTGGAGACGATGCCGAGCTATTTGGGCTACGAGAACGCGATGCTCCAGCGACTCGTCGAGAACGACAGCGACGACCCCGAGGACTTCCGGGACGCCCTGGAGACGCTGCCCTCGAATCTCCAGCGGCTGTTCGTCAACGCCGCTCAGTCGTACGTGTTCAACCGGATCTGTTCCGAACGACTTCAGCGGGGGCTGCCGTTCGACGAACCCGTCGCGGGCGACGTGATCTGTTTCGCCGAGTCGGACGCGCCGGAGGGAGTCGAACTGCCAGATACCGACCGGACGCAGGTCGTGACTGAGCGACGGGTCGACACGGCGCGTCGGCACGTCGAACGCGGGCGGGCGTTCGTCACCGCGCCGCTGGTCGGCACCGAGACGGGGTTCGGCGAGGGTGAGCCCGCTGACATCGCCCACGAGGTGCTTGCCGACCTGAATCTCGAACGCTCGGACTTTGACCTCCCCGGGGAGTTCGATTCTTCGGGGACGCGACGGGCGGTCCTGGTTCGGACGGATCTCGATGTCTCGGGTGAGGATCCGACCTTCGCCTTTGCGTTGCCGAAGGGGTCGTACGCGACGGTGTTGCTCCGGGAGTTCATGAAGGCGGACCCGGACGACCTGGCGTAG
- a CDS encoding DUF2103 domain-containing protein, with protein sequence MECRQCASPLDRPGDYCLVCRTQNAEAVLLDLSRDRARIVALQDDSVVGERTITTTPEDGDETAVIELRNFAGLIADEVRRKRPEEVYVTGDREVVDEVRGQLHYPFYRVRAEDPVAHVIERRGEPALDVVETAPADKLGGSHSTLIGGRDGQRAIYTVAGHPHVKKVIPGPIDAGGGGSRTGVRAKATRAGDDGNVRLLIRDGSSVQENRVVTTAGERELGEHVRADLNEALEDEDLQD encoded by the coding sequence ATGGAGTGCCGGCAGTGTGCCTCGCCGCTCGATCGCCCGGGCGACTACTGTCTGGTCTGTCGGACACAGAATGCGGAGGCCGTCCTGCTGGATCTGAGCCGCGATCGCGCCCGGATCGTCGCCCTCCAAGACGATTCGGTGGTCGGCGAGCGAACGATCACGACGACGCCCGAAGACGGCGACGAGACGGCCGTCATCGAGTTACGAAACTTCGCGGGGCTGATCGCCGACGAGGTCCGGCGCAAGCGCCCCGAGGAAGTGTACGTCACTGGCGATCGCGAAGTCGTCGACGAGGTGCGGGGGCAGTTGCACTATCCGTTCTACCGGGTGCGAGCCGAGGACCCCGTCGCGCACGTCATCGAGCGCCGTGGCGAGCCCGCCCTGGACGTGGTCGAGACCGCGCCCGCCGACAAACTCGGCGGCAGCCATTCGACGCTGATCGGCGGTCGCGACGGCCAGCGCGCCATCTACACGGTGGCTGGCCATCCCCACGTCAAGAAAGTTATCCCCGGGCCGATCGATGCCGGCGGTGGCGGGTCCCGAACTGGCGTGCGGGCGAAGGCGACCCGTGCTGGCGACGACGGGAACGTCCGACTCCTCATTCGAGATGGGTCGAGTGTGCAGGAGAACCGCGTGGTGACGACGGCGGGCGAGCGGGAACTCGGCGAGCACGTTCGGGCCGACCTGAACGAGGCCCTCGAAGACGAAGATCTGCAAGACTGA
- a CDS encoding 50S ribosomal protein L37ae — translation MAEKTGRTGSAGRFGARYGRVARRRVAEIEAEMNEDHTCPECGEDRVDRQGTGIWQCQACNYEFTGGTYRPVTPAGKTVRRSIRAALAEDEE, via the coding sequence ATGGCCGAGAAAACGGGACGCACCGGGAGCGCAGGGCGCTTCGGTGCGCGCTACGGGCGTGTCGCCCGGCGTCGCGTCGCCGAGATCGAAGCAGAAATGAACGAGGACCACACCTGCCCCGAGTGCGGCGAGGACCGCGTCGACCGCCAGGGGACGGGCATCTGGCAGTGCCAGGCCTGTAACTACGAGTTCACCGGCGGGACCTACCGCCCCGTCACGCCCGCGGGCAAGACCGTCCGGCGCTCCATCCGCGCGGCGCTGGCAGAGGACGAAGAATAA
- a CDS encoding DNA-directed RNA polymerase subunit P: protein MSYKCSRCKRDVELDAYGGVRCPYCGHRVLLKERAPDVKEVDVQ from the coding sequence ATGAGCTACAAGTGTTCTCGCTGCAAGCGCGACGTCGAACTCGACGCCTACGGCGGCGTTCGCTGTCCTTACTGCGGGCACCGCGTCCTGCTGAAAGAGCGCGCCCCTGACGTCAAAGAAGTCGACGTCCAGTAA
- a CDS encoding KEOPS complex subunit Pcc1: MAHEAVFTADYPTPEAARRVQRSVHLEAGDIEGDRTQATVERDEATLTVTIEAADLIALRAGINTWASLVEVAERCSGADA, encoded by the coding sequence ATGGCCCACGAGGCTGTTTTCACCGCCGACTATCCGACTCCCGAGGCTGCACGCCGCGTCCAGCGAAGCGTCCACCTGGAAGCCGGCGACATCGAGGGCGATCGCACCCAGGCGACGGTCGAGCGCGACGAGGCGACCCTCACCGTCACCATCGAGGCGGCGGATCTGATCGCCCTGCGAGCGGGGATCAACACCTGGGCGTCGCTGGTCGAGGTTGCTGAACGCTGTAGCGGCGCAGACGCATAG
- a CDS encoding ArnT family glycosyltransferase, whose amino-acid sequence MGHVRTLAGQAKRRLVADVREDPYLLAIFGVALVLGVTYIWHGIPNFATWDGRDRLLDPLVVYGAMLADPGVGTLQEAVIWGREPFGATLYLYGFVLLPVVVAAVLTGEASALTGWGIPIEEFGFWPLWHATPAWIWNWSIILGRLTSVAFALGVVYLVYRIGTYLHDRRAGRLAAAFMSVTWGLVTLTHEVGEDIPSLFLLLVALYMLVQYVDTGDRQRFYVACAVGALAMGLKLTTALIVPTIGLAHLYRTYREGGTIQTALADRELLLKGMGLGALVIVLSFPTLLVGGVVEFITRLFGSPAYRVIDGNGPDAGAWWWLLRGYFQALGLPLFFAGIAGVGVAILRVRERWPELDASVVLLTYVLLHVLVMANWRDFRPHHLLVTLPLILVFLARWLAPLWEERPTITRAVVALLLVSSGLYAGVGVVQYGSMPRDEAVAWMDDNVDREATMELYVRGFDEAAVPHWMDVQYPYVANTNQTLEPCPDYIQLTHRDLLYLRDIPEDERSTYTRDNTSVHAAYVRSLLNESYGYEIAAEFGEQPPNYVPDRPAAGSLVDLLELGIYPHSDQYGDEQELQANQFVILLEHTGSCAEPLPRPTNVTVRVAGPP is encoded by the coding sequence ATGGGACACGTTCGGACGCTGGCCGGGCAGGCGAAGCGACGACTGGTCGCCGACGTTCGCGAGGACCCGTATCTGCTGGCTATCTTCGGTGTCGCGCTGGTGCTCGGCGTCACCTACATCTGGCACGGCATACCCAACTTCGCGACCTGGGACGGCCGCGACCGGCTGCTCGACCCGCTGGTCGTCTACGGCGCGATGCTGGCCGATCCCGGAGTGGGAACGCTTCAGGAGGCAGTGATCTGGGGTCGGGAACCCTTCGGCGCGACGCTGTATCTCTACGGGTTCGTCCTGCTGCCGGTCGTCGTCGCGGCCGTCCTCACGGGAGAGGCCTCGGCGCTGACCGGCTGGGGTATCCCGATCGAGGAGTTCGGGTTCTGGCCGCTGTGGCACGCCACGCCAGCGTGGATCTGGAACTGGTCGATCATCCTGGGCCGCCTGACGAGCGTCGCCTTCGCGCTCGGGGTCGTCTATCTGGTCTACCGGATCGGAACCTACCTCCACGACCGGCGAGCAGGGCGACTGGCCGCTGCCTTCATGTCGGTGACGTGGGGACTGGTGACGCTCACGCACGAAGTGGGCGAGGACATCCCCAGCCTCTTTCTCCTGCTGGTGGCGCTGTACATGCTGGTCCAGTACGTCGACACCGGCGATCGCCAGCGGTTCTACGTCGCCTGTGCGGTCGGCGCGCTCGCGATGGGGCTGAAACTCACGACCGCGCTGATCGTCCCGACCATCGGGCTGGCCCACCTCTACCGGACCTATCGAGAGGGCGGGACGATCCAGACTGCCCTGGCGGATCGGGAGTTGCTGTTGAAGGGGATGGGGCTGGGCGCGCTGGTGATCGTGCTCTCGTTCCCGACGCTGCTCGTGGGTGGGGTCGTCGAGTTCATTACGCGGCTGTTCGGCAGCCCGGCCTACCGGGTCATCGACGGCAACGGTCCCGACGCCGGCGCCTGGTGGTGGCTGCTCCGCGGGTACTTCCAGGCCTTGGGCCTCCCGCTGTTTTTCGCCGGGATCGCGGGCGTCGGCGTGGCTATCCTCCGGGTGCGCGAGCGCTGGCCCGAGCTGGACGCCTCGGTCGTCCTGCTGACTTACGTGCTGTTGCACGTGCTCGTGATGGCCAACTGGCGGGACTTTCGACCCCACCACCTGCTCGTGACGCTGCCGCTGATCCTCGTGTTCCTGGCCCGCTGGCTCGCCCCCCTCTGGGAGGAACGGCCGACAATTACGCGTGCGGTCGTCGCCCTCCTGCTGGTGAGCAGCGGGCTCTACGCCGGGGTCGGTGTGGTTCAATATGGGTCGATGCCCCGCGACGAGGCCGTCGCCTGGATGGACGACAACGTCGACCGCGAGGCCACCATGGAACTGTACGTTCGCGGGTTCGACGAGGCCGCCGTCCCCCACTGGATGGACGTCCAGTACCCCTACGTCGCCAACACGAACCAGACGCTCGAACCCTGCCCCGACTATATTCAACTGACGCACCGTGATCTGCTGTACCTCCGTGACATCCCCGAAGACGAGCGCAGCACCTACACGCGCGACAACACCAGCGTCCACGCCGCCTACGTCCGGAGCCTGCTGAACGAGTCCTACGGCTACGAGATCGCCGCCGAATTCGGCGAGCAGCCGCCGAACTACGTCCCCGACCGGCCCGCCGCTGGCTCGCTGGTCGACCTGCTCGAACTCGGGATCTACCCTCACAGCGACCAGTACGGCGACGAGCAGGAACTGCAGGCCAACCAGTTCGTGATCCTGCTGGAGCACACCGGCTCCTGTGCGGAGCCGCTACCGCGACCCACGAACGTCACGGTCCGGGTCGCCGGGCCGCCCTGA
- a CDS encoding aldo/keto reductase encodes MDLPPVGLGTMGVDDPHVVETALDVGYRHLDTAQIYENERVVGEGLASSDVARDEVTLATKLWIDNLAPEAVESGTQASLDRLGVEAVELLYVHRPRGGYDPAGTMRALDTVREQDLTTHLAVSNFTPAQYETAQAHCETPIVANQVEFHPLFQQQDLLDHAREHDYTIVAYSPLAGGEVFDIPEVQSVAEKHDTSPAAVAIAWALSYDNVVTIPKASSRAHLAANLAAADLSLDPEDVRLIEGIDREVELFPE; translated from the coding sequence ATGGACCTGCCACCAGTCGGCCTCGGCACGATGGGCGTCGACGACCCCCACGTCGTCGAGACGGCGCTCGACGTCGGCTATCGCCACCTGGACACCGCACAGATCTACGAGAACGAACGCGTCGTCGGCGAGGGCCTCGCTTCGAGCGACGTCGCCCGCGATGAGGTGACTCTCGCCACCAAACTCTGGATCGATAATCTGGCTCCCGAAGCTGTCGAATCCGGGACCCAGGCGAGTCTCGACCGACTTGGCGTCGAGGCGGTCGAGCTGCTGTACGTCCACCGTCCCCGTGGCGGCTACGATCCAGCGGGAACCATGCGGGCGCTCGACACCGTCCGCGAGCAGGACTTGACCACGCACCTCGCGGTGAGTAACTTCACGCCCGCGCAGTACGAGACCGCCCAGGCCCACTGCGAGACTCCGATCGTGGCCAACCAGGTCGAGTTCCACCCCCTGTTTCAACAGCAGGACCTCCTCGACCACGCTCGCGAACACGACTACACGATCGTCGCGTACTCGCCGCTGGCCGGCGGAGAGGTCTTCGACATCCCGGAGGTGCAGTCGGTCGCCGAGAAACACGACACCTCGCCGGCGGCGGTGGCGATTGCCTGGGCACTGAGCTACGACAACGTGGTGACGATTCCGAAAGCGAGCAGTCGCGCGCACCTGGCGGCGAATCTCGCTGCCGCCGATCTCTCGCTCGATCCCGAAGACGTGCGGCTGATCGAGGGTATCGACCGGGAGGTCGAGTTGTTCCCGGAGTGA
- a CDS encoding prefoldin subunit beta, whose product MQGNLPPEAQEKLEELQDLQETAQNVATQKQQAETQLAEAESALDALEDIDEDTGMYRQVGELLVESDYDDAYDDLEEKVDNLSVRVETLEKQEERVQEQFEDLQQELQQMLGGGGGGGPMGGPGAGGD is encoded by the coding sequence ATGCAGGGTAATCTGCCGCCGGAAGCACAGGAGAAGCTCGAAGAGCTACAGGATCTGCAGGAGACAGCCCAGAACGTCGCCACGCAGAAACAGCAGGCCGAGACCCAGCTCGCGGAAGCCGAGAGCGCCCTCGACGCGCTCGAGGATATCGACGAGGACACGGGCATGTACCGCCAGGTCGGCGAACTGCTCGTCGAGAGCGACTACGACGACGCCTACGACGACCTCGAAGAGAAGGTCGACAACCTGAGCGTCCGCGTCGAAACTCTCGAGAAGCAGGAAGAGCGCGTCCAGGAGCAGTTCGAGGACCTCCAGCAGGAGCTCCAGCAGATGCTCGGCGGCGGCGGTGGCGGCGGTCCGATGGGCGGCCCCGGCGCTGGCGGCGACTGA
- a CDS encoding DUF3194 domain-containing protein: protein MPEDAEVVETAAEAAENVIFSRCDNSAVTDFDVTVTFEDGILEVDVYLNVDDPTVDEGRVADDAALAARSAVDDLFDD from the coding sequence ATGCCCGAGGACGCCGAGGTCGTAGAGACGGCCGCCGAGGCGGCCGAGAACGTGATCTTTTCGCGGTGTGATAACTCGGCAGTCACCGACTTCGACGTCACCGTCACCTTCGAAGACGGGATTCTCGAAGTCGACGTCTACCTCAACGTCGACGATCCGACGGTCGACGAAGGTCGAGTCGCCGACGACGCCGCACTGGCCGCTCGGAGCGCCGTCGACGACCTGTTCGACGACTAG